A region of the Stieleria neptunia genome:
GTCATCTTGAACGTCCAGTAACCGTGACTTGCCGATCGGGCCGCCCTTGATGTACCGAGCCAAATAGGTCGCCACACCGGAGCCATCACGATAGGCGTCAAATATTTTGACGTTCCACGGTTTGTCGCTGAGCTTGGCCAACAGCTTCTGAAAGTCGGACGCGCTCATCGAGTCGGGCAATTGGATCTTGCCTGATTGAACCTTCTGCTGAAGCATCGCCTTGAATTTGCCGCGGAACTTGAGCATCAACACTTTGCGGGGCAGCAAACAATCTTTTTGGGGACGGCGCCACGTCCCATCACCAGCCAGCCCGCCGGCGGTGACGATGCAATGCAAGTGCACGTGCGGCAACAGGGTCTGGTTCCAGGTGTGCAGCGCCGCCAGGATCCCAGGCTTCGCACCGAGGTACTTGGGGTCCTTGAGCAGTTGCTGGAGTGTTTCCTTCGCGGCGTTGAAGAGGGTCTCTGCATAGGCAGCCTTGTTGAACCGCCAGATTCGATTCAGTTCGCTCGGGAGTGTGAAGACGATGTGATGATGCGGGCAGGGCAGCAAGCGTTGCTTACATTTGGCCAGCCACTGCTCTCGGGCCACCCAGGCGCACTGGGGGCAGCACCGATGCCGACAGGAGTTGTAGGCGATGCTGTGGTAGTGACCTTCGGGGCAACTGTTGACGTGCCCACCGAGCGTCCGAGTGCGACAGTGTTGGATGCACCATGCGGCGCGAAGCATCTCCCGCGAGACGTGAAAACGCGAGGCGAAGGAGTCGAAATAGCGTCCGAAAATCTGTTGAA
Encoded here:
- a CDS encoding IS91 family transposase, with translation MAITLQQIFGRYFDSFASRFHVSREMLRAAWCIQHCRTRTLGGHVNSCPEGHYHSIAYNSCRHRCCPQCAWVAREQWLAKCKQRLLPCPHHHIVFTLPSELNRIWRFNKAAYAETLFNAAKETLQQLLKDPKYLGAKPGILAALHTWNQTLLPHVHLHCIVTAGGLAGDGTWRRPQKDCLLPRKVLMLKFRGKFKAMLQQKVQSGKIQLPDSMSASDFQKLLAKLSDKPWNVKIFDAYRDGSGVATYLARYIKGGPIGKSRLLDVQDDKVVFRYRIGTQDGGDGKRQGVTALPIDQFLGRWLEHVPPRRFQTVRGYGLYSGNQYSQLDEARAALGVEPPESDSLEQLTWQQWCESAGLLDACTCPVCGKRLVSHHEFSAGRDPPSDAYSWREKQGQAA